TCAAGGTGATCTGGAACTGCCGCGCGATATCCACCGCCAGGCTGCTCGGGGCCGACACCGACGCCACCACCGGGACTTCGGCGACGAGGCACTTCTGCAGGATCTCGAAGCTCGAGCGGCCAGAGACCAGCACCGCACCGTCGGACAGCGGCAGGCGGTCTTCGAGCAGGGCCCAACCGACCAGCTTGTCGAGGGCGTTGTGGCGACCGACGTCTTCGCGCACCGCCACCAACTCTCCGGAGGCCGAGAACAGGGCCGCGGCGTGCAAGCCGCCGGTCGAGTCGAAGACACCCTGGGCGCCGCGCAGGGTGTCGGGCAGGGAGCGCACCACGTCGGAGGCGATCGCGAAACCCAACGGCAGTGGCCGGGCACCCCGCAGCGTCAAGGTCTCGAGCCCCGCCTTGCCGCAGACGCCGCAAGAGCTGGTGGCGAAAAAGTGTCGCTCGAGGGGCGCCAGGTCCGGCAGCTCGTCACCGACGAGCTCGACCCGCACGACGTTCGAGCACCCCGGCCGCACCGCGCCGACGCTTTCGATGGCGGCCACCTGCCCGCGATCGGAGATCACTCCCTCGGCGAAGAGGAATCCCACCGCCAGCTCGTGATCGTTGCCCGGCGTCCTCATGGTGACGGCGACGGTACGCTCCTCGCCACCGGCGGCGAGATGGATCTCGAGGGGCTCCTCGGTAGCGAGGAAGTCCTGGGCGGCGCGGCGCGCCTCACCCTCGACCCGTTCGATGGTGGCGGGAGTCTGCGAGCGCAGCGGAATCTCGTTCATGGCGTCGCCCTCGCTCACGAAGCGGCCTCACCTTCGACCGCCCCGTCCGCCGGCAACGGGTCGTGCTCCCCCAGCAGCCAGCTCGGCCGGCGCCGGCGACGCCAGTCCGGGCCGAGCCGTTGCTCGGTGAGGGCCGCCACCCGGGCGACGGCCTCGTCGACATCGTCGCTGACGATCAGGCGCTCGTAGTCTTCCAAGCTGATGGTGCCGCCGCCCACCATGTCCGAAGCGATGAAGTCGAGCAGCGACTGCCAGTAGTCGGTCCCCATCACCACCAGGGGAAAGTCGTGGATCTTGGCGGTCTGGATCAGGGTCGCCGTCTCGAACAGCTCATCGAGGGTGCCGAAGCCGCCCGGCAGCACGAAGAAGGCGTGGGAGTACTTCACCAGCATCACCTTGCGGACGAAAAAGTAGTGAAAGCTGACGGCGGAATCGAGGTAGGGATTGAGGCCCTTCTCCATCGGCAGGTCGATGCCGCAGCCGACGGAGCGACCGCCAGCCTCCTGGGCGCCGCGGTTGGCCGCCT
This Acidobacteriota bacterium DNA region includes the following protein-coding sequences:
- the fdhD gene encoding formate dehydrogenase accessory sulfurtransferase FdhD; translated protein: MNEIPLRSQTPATIERVEGEARRAAQDFLATEEPLEIHLAAGGEERTVAVTMRTPGNDHELAVGFLFAEGVISDRGQVAAIESVGAVRPGCSNVVRVELVGDELPDLAPLERHFFATSSCGVCGKAGLETLTLRGARPLPLGFAIASDVVRSLPDTLRGAQGVFDSTGGLHAAALFSASGELVAVREDVGRHNALDKLVGWALLEDRLPLSDGAVLVSGRSSFEILQKCLVAEVPVVASVSAPSSLAVDIARQFQITLIGFLRAGRFNVYAGAARLPA
- a CDS encoding TIGR00730 family Rossman fold protein; the protein is MDRRSGSRFLSGPLARREELGRAWRIFREFIRGFRHFHFLGPCVTVFGSARFREGHPHYELARQVGQTLAQAGFTVMTGAGPGVMEAANRGAQEAGGRSVGCGIDLPMEKGLNPYLDSAVSFHYFFVRKVMLVKYSHAFFVLPGGFGTLDELFETATLIQTAKIHDFPLVVMGTDYWQSLLDFIASDMVGGGTISLEDYERLIVSDDVDEAVARVAALTEQRLGPDWRRRRRPSWLLGEHDPLPADGAVEGEAAS